A window of the Streptomyces albireticuli genome harbors these coding sequences:
- the melC1 gene encoding apotyrosinase chaperone MelC1 — MSDLTRRRMLGRTAAVAAGFALVAPAAQAMAADGATSAAGHEHDHHTGGGHQPFDEVYEGRRIEGRLTAGGGHHDFGIAVFVDGRPLHIMPRGNGWISVMNHYEVFDSPYEVTRAAVRALRGVNLV; from the coding sequence GTGTCCGACCTCACCCGCCGCCGCATGCTGGGCCGTACGGCCGCGGTGGCCGCAGGATTCGCACTGGTGGCACCGGCCGCGCAGGCCATGGCCGCGGACGGCGCCACGTCCGCCGCCGGGCACGAGCACGACCACCACACCGGTGGCGGCCACCAGCCGTTCGACGAGGTCTACGAGGGCCGTCGCATCGAGGGCCGGCTCACCGCCGGCGGCGGCCACCACGACTTCGGCATCGCCGTGTTCGTCGACGGGCGCCCGCTGCACATCATGCCGCGCGGCAACGGCTGGATCAGCGTCATGAACCACTACGAGGTCTTCGACTCGCCGTACGAGGTGACGCGCGCCGCCGTGCGCGCGCTGCGTGGCGTCAACCTCGTCTGA
- a CDS encoding AraC family transcriptional regulator — translation MTEPGVGPNAPGNMHTLVLSNDLDETREIISTAYSPYRLSVLGDPKEFSAWYAEGSFPGVTVSGLQYGAETLVVPQPLDSYLLVCQLVRGRVKVISPGREERVVGPGETYVLDPYRKFQVHWAPGARMTTVRLARETIEQAAADLLGVEGPLRARFTLSGAISPSAARSWAGISAAVHREVLGEGVARSSPLVASQLTQTTAAMLMETHQLVTDGVDAQRPGVVAHPAVRRAMAAAEERADQPLTLADLAAAGRVSPRALQEAFRRHLGTTPLGYLREVRLGRAHQELLAARGRADVTVAEVAYRWGFGNLGRFAGEYRRVYGHAPSRTLRG, via the coding sequence ATGACTGAACCCGGCGTGGGGCCCAACGCCCCAGGCAACATGCACACGCTCGTCCTCAGCAATGATCTCGACGAGACGCGGGAGATCATCAGTACCGCCTACAGCCCGTACCGGCTCAGCGTGCTCGGCGACCCCAAGGAGTTCTCCGCCTGGTACGCGGAGGGCAGCTTCCCCGGGGTGACGGTCTCCGGGCTCCAGTACGGGGCCGAGACGCTGGTGGTGCCGCAGCCGCTGGACTCGTACCTCCTGGTGTGCCAGCTGGTGCGCGGGCGGGTGAAGGTCATCTCCCCCGGGCGGGAGGAGCGCGTCGTGGGGCCCGGCGAGACGTACGTCCTCGATCCGTACCGCAAGTTCCAGGTGCACTGGGCCCCCGGCGCCCGGATGACCACGGTCCGGCTGGCGCGCGAGACCATCGAGCAGGCGGCGGCCGACCTGCTCGGCGTCGAAGGCCCGTTACGGGCCCGGTTCACCCTCAGCGGGGCGATCTCCCCGAGCGCCGCGCGCAGCTGGGCCGGCATCTCGGCCGCCGTGCACCGCGAGGTGCTCGGCGAGGGCGTCGCCCGGAGCAGCCCGCTCGTGGCCTCGCAGCTGACGCAGACGACGGCCGCGATGCTGATGGAGACGCATCAGCTGGTCACCGACGGGGTGGACGCGCAGCGGCCCGGCGTGGTCGCGCACCCCGCCGTGCGCCGGGCGATGGCGGCCGCCGAGGAACGGGCCGACCAGCCGCTGACCCTCGCCGACCTGGCCGCGGCGGGCCGTGTCAGCCCCCGCGCCCTCCAGGAGGCCTTCCGCCGCCACCTGGGCACGACACCGCTCGGCTACCTGCGCGAGGTACGTCTGGGCCGGGCCCACCAGGAGCTGCTCGCCGCGCGGGGGCGGGCGGACGTGACGGTGGCGGAGGTCGCGTACCGGTGGGGGTTCGGGAATCTGGGGCGGTTCGCGGGCGAGTACCGGCGGGTGTACGGGCACGCGCCGTCGCGGACCCTGCGGGGCTGA
- a CDS encoding MarR family winged helix-turn-helix transcriptional regulator has product MLNDDDVTLYGLFVEAFSRLKPLVHEDLGVPDTWFEVLLRLGRTPGHALRMSDLATAVAFSSGGFTRLADRMEEAELIRREPDPDDRRAALAVLTPAGEKALDRALSRHLAHLRTHVSGRLSEEDRRAFERVLRLLRDGDA; this is encoded by the coding sequence ATGCTGAATGACGACGACGTGACGCTGTACGGCCTGTTCGTGGAGGCCTTCAGCCGACTGAAACCGCTGGTCCACGAGGATCTCGGGGTACCGGACACCTGGTTCGAGGTACTGCTGCGCCTGGGCCGGACCCCCGGCCACGCCCTGCGGATGAGCGACCTGGCGACCGCGGTGGCCTTCAGCTCGGGCGGCTTCACCCGGCTCGCGGACCGCATGGAGGAGGCGGAGCTGATCCGCCGCGAACCGGACCCGGACGACCGGCGGGCCGCGCTGGCGGTGCTGACACCGGCGGGCGAGAAGGCCCTGGACCGGGCGCTGTCACGGCATCTCGCGCACCTGCGCACGCACGTGAGCGGCCGGCTGTCGGAGGAGGACCGGCGCGCGTTCGAACGGGTGCTGCGGCTGCTGCGGGACGGCGACGCGTAG
- a CDS encoding ATP-dependent 6-phosphofructokinase, translating to MRIGVLTAGGDCPGLNAVIRSVVHRAVVGHGDEVIGFEDGFKGLLDGRHRKLDLEAVSGILARGGTILGSSRLERARLREACESSKELARDLGIDVLIPIGGEGTLTASKMLSDAGLPVVGVPKTIDNDISSTDRTFGFDTAVGVATEAIDRLKTTAESHQRVMVVEVMGRHAGWIALESGMAGGAHGICLPERAFDPADLVKMVEERFARGKKFAVICVAEGAHPAEGSMDYAKGAIDQFGHERFAGIGTKLATELERRLGKEARPVILGHVQRGGTPTAYDRVLATRFGWHAVEAAHRGDFGKMTALKGTDIKMVPLADAVTELKRVPENRMDEAESVF from the coding sequence ATGCGCATCGGAGTTCTCACCGCAGGCGGCGACTGCCCCGGCCTGAACGCTGTCATCCGCTCGGTCGTGCACCGTGCGGTCGTCGGCCACGGTGATGAGGTCATCGGCTTCGAGGACGGCTTCAAGGGCCTGCTCGACGGCCGGCACCGCAAGCTGGACCTGGAGGCCGTCAGCGGCATCCTGGCCCGCGGCGGCACCATCCTCGGCTCCTCGCGCCTGGAGCGCGCCCGGCTCCGCGAGGCCTGCGAGAGCTCCAAGGAGCTCGCCCGCGACCTGGGCATCGACGTGCTGATCCCGATCGGCGGCGAGGGCACGCTCACCGCGTCCAAGATGCTCTCCGACGCGGGCCTGCCGGTGGTCGGCGTCCCGAAGACCATCGACAACGACATCTCCTCCACGGACCGCACCTTCGGTTTCGACACGGCCGTCGGTGTCGCCACCGAGGCCATCGACCGCCTCAAGACCACCGCCGAGTCGCACCAGCGCGTCATGGTCGTCGAGGTCATGGGCCGGCACGCCGGCTGGATCGCGCTGGAGTCCGGCATGGCCGGCGGCGCCCACGGCATCTGCCTGCCCGAGCGCGCCTTCGACCCGGCGGACCTGGTCAAGATGGTGGAGGAGCGCTTCGCCCGCGGCAAGAAGTTCGCCGTCATCTGCGTCGCCGAGGGCGCCCACCCGGCCGAGGGCTCCATGGACTACGCCAAGGGCGCCATAGACCAGTTCGGTCACGAGCGCTTCGCCGGCATCGGCACCAAGCTCGCGACCGAGCTGGAGCGCCGCCTGGGTAAGGAGGCCCGCCCGGTCATCCTCGGCCACGTCCAGCGCGGCGGCACCCCCACCGCGTACGACCGCGTGCTCGCCACCCGCTTCGGCTGGCACGCCGTCGAGGCCGCCCACCGGGGCGACTTCGGCAAGATGACGGCGCTGAAGGGCACCGACATCAAGATGGTGCCGCTCGCGGACGCCGTCACCGAGCTCAAGCGGGTCCCGGAGAACCGGATGGACGAGGCCGAGTCGGTCTTCTAG
- a CDS encoding carbohydrate ABC transporter permease — protein sequence MPTLPRPSRRTRRRLAADAALLVVAASFALPLLWLLLASVDAGAGLRVKAPDGPTAENFSAVLTDEITFTPMLNSLLLCGGATALTVGCAALAAYPLSRYRSRFNRPYLLTILFSTCLPITAVMVPVYGLFVRIDLIDTVYGTALFMATAQLPFAIWLMKNFMDGVPKTLEEAAWTDGAGWLQTLTRVVLPLMGPGVGVVAIYCFVLMWGNFFVPFLLLLSPEQLPAAVTVFTFFGDYGQVTYGQLAAFSILYSTPVVLLYALISRRLGGGFTLGGAVKG from the coding sequence ATGCCCACGCTCCCCAGACCCTCCCGCCGCACCCGTCGCCGGCTCGCCGCCGACGCCGCCCTCCTCGTCGTCGCCGCCTCCTTCGCGCTGCCGCTGCTCTGGCTGCTGCTGGCATCGGTGGACGCCGGGGCGGGGCTGCGGGTGAAGGCGCCCGACGGGCCGACGGCCGAGAACTTCTCGGCGGTGCTGACGGACGAGATCACCTTCACCCCGATGCTCAACAGCCTCCTGCTGTGCGGCGGCGCCACCGCCCTCACCGTCGGTTGCGCCGCCCTCGCCGCCTATCCCCTGTCCCGCTACCGTTCCCGGTTCAACCGCCCGTATCTCCTGACGATCCTCTTCTCGACCTGTCTGCCGATCACCGCCGTCATGGTCCCGGTCTACGGCCTGTTCGTCCGGATCGACCTGATCGACACGGTGTACGGGACGGCCCTGTTCATGGCCACCGCCCAACTCCCCTTCGCCATCTGGCTGATGAAGAACTTCATGGACGGGGTGCCGAAGACGCTCGAAGAGGCCGCGTGGACCGACGGCGCGGGGTGGCTCCAGACGCTCACCCGCGTGGTGCTGCCCCTGATGGGGCCCGGTGTCGGCGTCGTCGCGATCTACTGCTTCGTGCTGATGTGGGGCAACTTCTTCGTGCCTTTCCTGCTCCTGCTCTCCCCCGAGCAACTGCCCGCCGCTGTCACGGTCTTCACCTTCTTCGGCGACTACGGGCAGGTCACGTACGGGCAGTTGGCCGCCTTCTCGATCCTGTACTCCACGCCCGTGGTCCTGCTCTACGCGCTGATCTCGCGGAGGCTCGGCGGCGGCTTCACCCTGGGCGGCGCGGTCAAGGGCTGA
- a CDS encoding tyrosinase family protein: MAVRKNQAKLSKAERRDFVEALLELKRRGGYDKYVEIHDRFVMSDLDDQERTGHVSPSFLPWHRQFLLDFERDLQSVNPAVTLPYWDFTVNRSLSDPIFAPDFLGGTGRERDAQVMDGPFAYSGGRWPIYFKADERPFLMREIGKNKGTPQLPTAATVEAALAAPYYDEAPWNSTSKAGFRNLVEGWANGNTGPHNAVHRWIGGHMNTGMSPNDPVFWLLHCFIDKLWADWQKRHPKVPAYLPVEPVKDIVALNQPMKPWIEQGKRVVPADLIDHKKFYKYDTDV; encoded by the coding sequence ATGGCAGTTCGCAAGAACCAGGCAAAGCTGAGCAAGGCCGAGCGGCGCGACTTCGTCGAGGCCCTGCTGGAGCTCAAGCGCCGCGGCGGTTACGACAAGTACGTCGAGATCCACGACCGCTTCGTGATGAGCGACCTGGACGACCAGGAGCGCACGGGCCACGTCTCCCCGTCGTTCCTCCCCTGGCACCGCCAGTTCCTGCTCGACTTCGAGCGGGACCTCCAGTCCGTCAACCCGGCGGTCACGCTGCCGTACTGGGACTTCACGGTCAACCGCTCGCTGTCCGACCCGATCTTCGCCCCCGACTTCCTGGGCGGCACCGGCCGGGAGCGGGACGCCCAGGTCATGGACGGTCCGTTCGCCTACAGCGGCGGCCGCTGGCCGATCTACTTCAAGGCCGACGAGCGCCCCTTCCTGATGCGCGAGATCGGCAAGAACAAGGGGACGCCGCAGCTGCCCACGGCCGCCACGGTCGAGGCCGCGCTGGCCGCCCCGTACTACGACGAGGCGCCCTGGAACTCCACCTCCAAGGCCGGTTTCCGTAACCTCGTCGAGGGCTGGGCCAACGGCAACACCGGCCCGCACAACGCCGTCCACCGCTGGATCGGCGGCCACATGAACACGGGGATGTCGCCCAACGACCCCGTCTTCTGGCTGCTCCACTGCTTCATCGACAAGCTGTGGGCGGACTGGCAGAAGCGCCACCCGAAGGTGCCCGCGTACCTGCCGGTCGAGCCGGTCAAGGACATCGTCGCCCTGAACCAGCCGATGAAGCCGTGGATCGAGCAGGGCAAGCGGGTCGTCCCGGCCGACCTCATCGACCACAAGAAGTTCTACAAGTACGACACCGACGTGTAG
- a CDS encoding ABC transporter ATP-binding protein yields MSHAAAFPLAQAPTGAVAARATDLSKVYGQGETRVTALDSVSVEFRRGEFTAIMGPSGSGKSTLMHCLAGLDSVSSGSARIGDVELASLGDRQLTRLRRDRIGFVFQAFNLLPTLTALENITLPMDIAGRKPDQQWLDMVVGTVGLSGRLAHRPSQLSGGQQQRVAVARALAARPEIIFADEPTGNLDSRSGAELLGFLHESVRALQQTIVMVTHDPVAASYADRVIFLADGRVVDEMREPTADAVLDRMKRFDAKGRTS; encoded by the coding sequence GTGTCCCACGCGGCCGCTTTCCCGCTCGCCCAGGCCCCCACCGGCGCCGTCGCCGCCCGCGCCACCGATCTGAGCAAGGTCTACGGGCAGGGCGAGACCCGGGTCACCGCCCTGGACTCGGTCTCCGTCGAGTTCCGCCGGGGGGAGTTCACGGCGATCATGGGACCGTCCGGTTCCGGCAAGTCGACGCTGATGCACTGCCTGGCCGGGCTGGACTCCGTCTCCTCCGGGTCCGCCCGGATCGGGGACGTCGAGCTGGCCTCGCTCGGCGACCGGCAGCTGACCCGGCTCCGCCGGGACCGGATCGGCTTCGTCTTCCAGGCGTTCAACCTGCTCCCGACGCTGACCGCGCTGGAGAACATCACACTGCCCATGGACATCGCGGGCCGCAAGCCCGACCAGCAGTGGCTGGACATGGTCGTCGGCACCGTCGGCCTCTCCGGGCGCCTCGCGCACCGCCCGAGCCAGCTCTCCGGCGGCCAGCAGCAGCGCGTCGCCGTGGCCCGCGCGCTCGCCGCCCGGCCCGAGATCATCTTCGCGGACGAGCCGACCGGCAACCTCGACTCCCGCTCCGGCGCCGAGCTCCTGGGCTTCCTGCACGAGTCCGTACGGGCCCTCCAGCAGACGATCGTCATGGTCACCCACGACCCGGTCGCCGCCTCCTACGCCGACCGCGTGATCTTCCTGGCCGACGGACGCGTCGTCGACGAGATGCGCGAGCCCACCGCGGACGCGGTGCTGGACCGGATGAAGCGCTTCGACGCCAAGGGCCGTACGAGCTGA
- a CDS encoding ABC transporter permease, whose product MFRTALRNLLAHKTRLMMTALAVLLGTAFVSGTLVFSDSVGSAYRNKMAKSLDDVAVSVTTGRSALKEKDVLDTRVVESVRSLPGVASVRPSVSGTVMVADKENNPAGSEWGSSGANFVPGANGKDSRYPIVKGRGPAAEGEIVLDAKTAAKTGAKVGDTVRLAIDGPVMTKKLVGIAETDDPKVSAGGSLALFDTATAQKLLGTPGQFSELIVVAKPGTDQQKLTAEVRRALPKDAFRTQSGKELAAEESKAIDKETSSIRNTFLAFAGIALFVGVFIIANTFTMLIAQRSREIALLRAVGASRRQVVRSVLIEAGLLGLVASAAGFVLGLGVATGLRAVLNSAGASLPDGPLVIEPVSALSALAVGVVVTVLAAWLPSRKAAKIAPVEALAAAEQPPAPRGLLVRNSLGALLTAAGVAIMLYITTLKDSGGLEIAMAGAALTMAGVIVLAPLLSRPFVHLFAKATGRLTGISGKLAKENALRNPRRTAATASALMIGLSLITGLTVVAVSADHGVAKMGQQDLTADYKVTSANFGGLSTDIAKTLAKEPGVTAAVPLRSVGFQSSNDPALAYAADLTALRKVADIRFVSGSPADVRKGTVAVSDQYAKDRGLKVGSPLPMDFYDGEKATPKVAAVYAKNDVVSAVLATPSLVDPHLEKVRDDEVLVKAAPGKAGELRAKIKETLGGNPLIKVQSQEDLRRSEAGNIDDILYLMYGLLGMAVVIAVVGVVNTLAMSVFERTREIGMLRAIGLARTGVKQMVRLESVMIAMFGAVLGVGVGIFLAWSGGHLVRSSFPQYSMIVPWGRIAVFLLIALAVGVLAAVWPARRAAKLNMLESIGAQ is encoded by the coding sequence ATGTTCCGTACCGCCTTGCGCAACCTCCTCGCGCACAAGACCCGGCTGATGATGACCGCGCTCGCGGTCCTCCTCGGCACGGCCTTCGTCTCCGGCACCCTCGTCTTCAGCGACTCCGTCGGCAGCGCCTACCGCAACAAGATGGCCAAGAGCCTCGACGACGTCGCCGTCTCCGTCACCACCGGCCGGTCCGCCCTCAAGGAGAAGGACGTCCTCGACACCCGCGTGGTCGAGTCCGTGCGCTCCCTGCCCGGCGTGGCCTCCGTACGCCCGTCCGTGAGCGGCACCGTCATGGTCGCCGACAAGGAGAACAACCCGGCGGGCAGCGAGTGGGGCAGCTCCGGCGCCAACTTCGTGCCCGGCGCGAACGGCAAGGACAGCCGCTACCCGATCGTCAAGGGCCGGGGCCCCGCCGCCGAGGGCGAGATCGTCCTCGACGCGAAGACCGCCGCGAAGACGGGCGCCAAGGTGGGCGACACCGTCCGGCTGGCCATCGACGGGCCCGTCATGACCAAGAAGCTCGTCGGCATCGCCGAGACCGACGACCCGAAGGTGAGCGCGGGCGGCAGCCTCGCGCTCTTCGACACCGCGACCGCGCAGAAACTCCTCGGCACCCCGGGGCAGTTCAGCGAGCTCATCGTCGTCGCGAAGCCCGGCACCGACCAGCAGAAGCTGACCGCCGAGGTCCGCCGGGCGCTGCCGAAGGACGCCTTCCGGACGCAGAGCGGAAAGGAGCTGGCGGCCGAGGAGTCCAAGGCGATCGACAAGGAGACCAGCTCGATCCGCAACACCTTCCTGGCGTTCGCGGGCATCGCCCTGTTCGTCGGCGTCTTCATCATCGCCAACACCTTCACCATGCTCATCGCCCAGCGCAGCCGGGAGATCGCCCTGCTCCGCGCGGTGGGCGCGTCCCGCCGCCAGGTGGTCCGCTCGGTGCTGATCGAGGCCGGGCTGCTCGGCCTCGTCGCCTCCGCCGCCGGCTTCGTCCTGGGCCTCGGCGTCGCCACCGGCCTGCGCGCGGTGCTGAACTCGGCCGGGGCGAGCCTGCCCGACGGTCCGCTGGTGATCGAGCCGGTGTCCGCGCTCAGCGCCCTCGCCGTCGGCGTCGTGGTGACCGTCCTGGCCGCCTGGCTGCCCTCCCGTAAGGCCGCGAAGATCGCCCCCGTGGAGGCGCTGGCCGCCGCGGAGCAGCCGCCGGCCCCCCGCGGCCTGCTGGTGCGCAACTCCCTCGGGGCCCTGCTGACCGCCGCCGGTGTCGCGATCATGCTGTACATCACCACGCTCAAGGACAGCGGCGGCCTGGAGATCGCCATGGCCGGCGCGGCCCTGACGATGGCGGGCGTCATCGTCCTGGCCCCGCTGCTCTCGCGACCGTTCGTCCACCTCTTCGCCAAGGCGACGGGCCGGCTGACCGGCATCAGCGGCAAGCTCGCCAAGGAGAACGCGCTGCGCAACCCGCGCCGCACCGCCGCGACCGCCTCCGCCCTGATGATCGGCCTCTCCCTGATCACCGGGCTGACCGTGGTCGCCGTCTCCGCCGACCACGGCGTCGCGAAGATGGGCCAGCAGGACCTGACGGCCGACTACAAGGTCACGTCGGCGAACTTCGGCGGCCTGTCCACGGACATCGCCAAGACCCTCGCCAAGGAGCCCGGCGTCACCGCCGCGGTCCCGCTGCGCTCGGTCGGCTTCCAGTCCTCGAACGACCCCGCGCTCGCCTACGCCGCGGACCTCACGGCGCTCCGTAAGGTGGCGGACATCCGGTTCGTCAGCGGCTCCCCCGCCGACGTGCGGAAGGGCACCGTCGCGGTGTCCGACCAATACGCCAAGGACCGCGGCCTGAAGGTCGGTTCCCCTCTGCCGATGGACTTCTACGACGGCGAGAAGGCCACCCCGAAGGTCGCCGCGGTCTACGCCAAGAACGACGTCGTCTCCGCCGTCCTCGCCACCCCCTCGCTGGTGGACCCGCACCTGGAGAAGGTGCGTGACGACGAGGTGCTGGTGAAGGCCGCCCCCGGCAAGGCCGGCGAGCTCCGCGCCAAGATCAAGGAGACCCTCGGCGGCAACCCGCTCATCAAGGTGCAGAGCCAGGAGGACCTGCGCCGCTCGGAGGCCGGGAACATCGACGACATCCTCTACCTGATGTACGGGCTGCTGGGCATGGCCGTCGTGATCGCGGTCGTCGGCGTCGTCAACACCCTCGCCATGTCGGTCTTCGAGCGGACCCGGGAGATCGGGATGCTGCGCGCGATCGGCCTGGCCCGCACGGGCGTCAAGCAGATGGTGCGGCTGGAGTCGGTGATGATCGCGATGTTCGGCGCGGTGCTGGGCGTCGGGGTCGGCATCTTCCTGGCCTGGTCCGGCGGGCACCTGGTGCGGTCGTCGTTCCCGCAGTACTCGATGATCGTGCCGTGGGGCCGGATCGCCGTGTTCCTGCTGATCGCGCTCGCGGTGGGCGTGCTGGCCGCGGTCTGGCCGGCCCGCCGGGCGGCGAAGCTCAACATGCTGGAGTCGATCGGGGCGCAGTAG
- a CDS encoding NAD(P)-dependent oxidoreductase, translating to MSSNSPVSVLGLGAMGKALATAFLTGGHPTTVWNRTPGKADPLVALGAARAADVTAAVTASELVVVCLLDDASVHETLDPVAAELAGRTLVNLTNGTPAQARATAGWAAAHGIAYVDGGIMAVPPGIGTDQAFVLYSGAEDAFAAHRPALERLGAARFVGADAGLAALYDIALLSGMYGMFAGVFHALALVGTEQVPAAEFAPLLTGWIGAMATAIPHMAEQAESGDYTDGVVSNAAMQAAAFGNLLRTAEDQGVSGELIAPLRPLLDRLVAEGGGAGDVTGIVGLLTKPA from the coding sequence ATGAGCAGCAACTCCCCCGTCTCCGTCCTGGGCCTCGGCGCCATGGGAAAGGCCCTGGCCACCGCCTTCCTGACCGGCGGGCACCCGACGACCGTGTGGAACCGCACGCCCGGCAAGGCCGACCCGCTCGTCGCCCTCGGCGCGGCCCGCGCCGCCGACGTCACGGCGGCCGTCACCGCGAGCGAGCTGGTGGTCGTCTGCCTCCTGGACGACGCCTCCGTCCACGAGACGCTGGACCCGGTCGCGGCGGAGCTCGCCGGGCGCACCCTCGTCAACCTCACCAACGGCACCCCGGCACAGGCGCGCGCGACGGCCGGGTGGGCGGCCGCGCACGGCATCGCCTACGTCGACGGCGGGATCATGGCCGTACCGCCGGGCATCGGCACCGACCAGGCGTTCGTCCTCTACAGCGGCGCGGAGGACGCCTTCGCGGCCCACCGGCCGGCGCTGGAGCGGCTCGGCGCGGCGCGCTTCGTCGGCGCGGACGCGGGGCTGGCCGCGCTCTACGACATCGCGCTGCTGAGCGGGATGTACGGGATGTTCGCGGGCGTCTTCCACGCCCTGGCCCTGGTCGGCACGGAGCAGGTGCCGGCGGCGGAGTTCGCGCCGCTGCTGACGGGCTGGATCGGCGCGATGGCGACCGCGATCCCGCACATGGCCGAGCAGGCCGAGTCGGGCGACTACACGGACGGCGTCGTCTCCAACGCGGCGATGCAGGCGGCGGCTTTCGGCAACCTCCTGCGGACGGCGGAGGACCAGGGGGTCAGCGGGGAGCTGATCGCGCCGCTGCGGCCGCTGCTGGACCGGCTGGTCGCGGAGGGCGGCGGGGCGGGTGACGTGACGGGGATCGTGGGGCTCCTGACGAAGCCGGCGTGA
- a CDS encoding NAD(P)-dependent oxidoreductase, which translates to MTTSVKLTVLGATGMAGSRIVAEALTRGHAVTAVARSHDEQAPARDGLRRVSADVAGAVPAPELLDGADVVVSALPARTVLPLLPELVTAAGGTRLVFVGGAGSLRLPNGERVIDQPGFRDEWKPEASAHVELLDALRALPEGVDWTFLSPSALFLPGERTGTFRLGGDDLLTDTEGASRISGEDYAVALLDEVETPAHRRARFTVGY; encoded by the coding sequence ATGACCACCTCCGTCAAGCTCACGGTCCTCGGCGCCACCGGCATGGCGGGCAGCCGCATCGTGGCCGAGGCGCTCACCCGCGGCCACGCCGTGACCGCCGTCGCCCGCAGCCACGACGAGCAGGCCCCGGCCCGGGACGGCCTGCGCCGGGTGTCCGCCGACGTCGCCGGCGCCGTGCCGGCCCCGGAGCTGCTGGACGGCGCGGACGTCGTCGTCAGCGCGCTCCCGGCCCGGACCGTGCTGCCGCTGCTGCCCGAGCTCGTCACCGCGGCGGGCGGCACCCGCCTGGTCTTCGTCGGCGGCGCCGGCAGCCTGCGCCTTCCGAACGGCGAGCGCGTCATCGACCAGCCCGGCTTCCGCGACGAGTGGAAGCCCGAGGCGTCCGCGCACGTCGAGCTGCTGGACGCGCTGCGCGCCCTGCCCGAGGGCGTGGACTGGACCTTCCTGAGCCCGTCGGCGCTGTTCCTGCCCGGCGAGCGCACGGGGACGTTCCGGCTCGGCGGCGACGACCTGCTGACCGACACCGAGGGCGCGTCCCGCATCTCGGGCGAGGACTACGCCGTCGCGCTGCTGGACGAGGTGGAGACGCCCGCGCACCGGCGCGCGCGCTTCACCGTGGGGTACTGA
- a CDS encoding allene oxide cyclase barrel-like domain-containing protein, with translation MRKRALPALGLTVAAAGIAGAALALSPATAGAASPAYTGPRTVTIEAVERGTSINMVDVAPADSALGDQLIGTGDLVGTDGRTLGTSSFQGISTDAEPRTSEMLTFVYDLGDGNKITTSGTAKLNAKGPVFDEQFAITGGTGKYKNARGQVRVLQETVEQAKVTFDIQL, from the coding sequence ATGCGCAAGCGCGCGCTTCCCGCCCTGGGTCTCACCGTCGCCGCCGCCGGTATCGCCGGTGCCGCCCTCGCCCTGAGCCCGGCCACCGCGGGCGCCGCGAGCCCCGCGTACACCGGCCCGCGCACGGTCACGATCGAGGCCGTCGAGCGCGGCACCTCGATCAACATGGTCGACGTCGCCCCGGCCGACTCGGCACTCGGCGACCAGCTGATCGGCACCGGCGACCTCGTCGGCACCGACGGCCGCACCCTCGGGACCAGCAGCTTCCAGGGCATCTCCACCGACGCCGAGCCGCGTACGTCCGAGATGCTGACCTTCGTCTACGACCTGGGCGACGGCAACAAGATCACCACGTCGGGCACCGCGAAGCTGAACGCCAAGGGCCCGGTCTTCGACGAGCAGTTCGCCATCACCGGCGGCACCGGCAAGTACAAGAACGCCCGCGGCCAGGTGCGCGTGCTCCAGGAGACGGTGGAACAGGCGAAGGTCACCTTCGACATCCAGCTCTGA